One window from the genome of Lasioglossum baleicum chromosome 9, iyLasBale1, whole genome shotgun sequence encodes:
- the Nahoda gene encoding DOMON-like domain-containing protein nahoda isoform X2, with product MSSKTCSTVVAGLILLVLMVISYREVQGHVALTFPRARKYDLDFLDNSRTPGPCGMPRGDIKTTLLSGSNFNVTWHLAYPHRGGFRLQILDALDRPLVDLTPVTKNSEFVEDDATAQSYAIQLPQNFTCTDCTIRLLREAEEWGANYRFWSCADIDIIDRKAYREDCSGHGRYLLARCRCDRLYHGSRCEFKEECLDDSDCGIQGTCIDNGGTTAPTKHCYCNIGWFGPGCAKKSPIKTIDVDLDAYTTRKFSDNFTFYWRILKESKELEGVMVVNGTSWVGVGWRPNDLSPACRAFPEIQEKPKGEPLPQPEPKSEPEPESEPKAEPKPEPEPEPEPEAGTERSGAKRRSAKAHDLTSLAATPRSDADVTVETSVTYRVSTKQGRKKRSPDSVAPSANGEPVAEPSTVDSTNTTPEPISEPKSEPEPKSEPEPKSEPEPKSEPEPKSEPEPKSEPEPKSEPEPKSEPKPKSDAELVSVSKSVSSPESRSQLKSISKPQARAYSEPKTEPEPKSEPEPKSEPEPEPKSVPEPKSEPEPTSEPEPKSEPEPTSEPEPKSEPEPVSEPEPKSEPEPKSEPEPKSEPEPKSEPEPKSEPEPKSEPEPSSEPEPKSEPEPNSEPHPKSEPEPKSEPTSEPEPILGLRTSATKAILPGPVHKYTPKHDFNPMDCTDIIIGSARGNSHRVADYYTRDRSTPRKDDFWGGRDTLTAAMGFEKDGVTTILFRRKLAANEPTDHEIIDANMHVIWAKGQEPGKYVHNPPSGIEKAKVSMKDFYKPDELKYHGHGSQRGALSLNFFEEKNRPEMTDGDTDTPVRTCHGEWHYPKQCSPENRTCEYSIQWTYKSRKDELSFVISTTHTDSWTGVGFSDDGKMSQTDAVLGWIDNKSGRAFLMDTWISGYSAPLLDPSQDIYNTGGSIADGVTTLRFSRKRVTKDNRDLSFTDDHCLYMMYPVKGGIFHAVSKKIRKHEAIPVVSSERICIKSCGDEDLEDMTTPAPPRLHYNVEVKLVNLGDGFTAPTPGSSDFEVISNTIADSFGPIVEKLPGYYEIRLDELHKDVEQNGVIARMDLILDKNEIKGRSLKPMDTSAAAEKALKEALVSGKVGALSVDPQYLVIKAPRVNDLIGEDADEGSSFTSDLFLDPTKLYILVGCVAALLALILLQASCTLYRSSRRRTTKRVYSLPLASSDAPNPIHRTNATRYHRQNGDHHHHHHHHLRHHHQHAPYDMQRPNPSW from the exons GGAGGATTTCGGCTACAAATCCTGGACGCTCTTGATAGGCCGCTGGTCGATCTAACACCCGTCACGAAGAACAGCGAATTCGTGGAAGATGACGCCAC GGCGCAGAGTTACGCCATACAGTTGCCCCAGAATTTCACTTGCACAGACTGTACGATTCGACTTCTTCGAGAAGCTGAGGAGTGGGGTGCGAACTACAGATTCTGGTCCTGTGCCGACATCGAT ATCATCGATAGGAAGGCCTACAGGGAAGATTGCAGCGGTCACGGCCGATATCTTCTGGCTCGGTGCAGATGTGATCGGCTGTATCATGGTAGTAGGTGCGAATTTAAGGAGGAATGCCTGGATGACTCGGACTGCGGTATTCAGGGCACGTGCATCGACAATGGCGGCACGACCGCGCCCACCAAGCACTGTTACTGCAACATTGGATGGTTCGGTCCTGGTTGCGCGAAGA AGTCCCCAATTAAGACAATCGACGTGGACCTCGACGCTTACACGACGAGGAAGTTCTCCGACAACTTTACCTTCTACTGGCGTATACTCAAGGAGAGCAAAGAACTCGAGGGCGTTATGGTTGTAAACGGCACGAGCTGGGTCGGCGTTGGCTGGCGACCAAACGACTTGTCACCGGCGTGTCGAGCTTTCCCCGAGATTCAAGAAAAACCAAAAGGAGAACCGCTCCCACAGCCAGAGCCGAAATCGGAACCGGAACCCGAGTCCGAGCCGAAGGCTGAACCAAAACCGGAACCCGAGCCTGAACCTGAGCCCGAGGCGGGAACGGAACGGTCCGGTGCCAAAAGGAGATCAGCCAAAGCTCATGATCTTACTTCGCTGGCTGCAACTCCTCGATCCGACGCTGACGTCACTGTGGAGACTAGCGTGACTTATCGCGTCAGCACAAAGCAAG GGCGTAAAAAGAGGTCTCCAGACTCTGTGGCACCCTCGGCAAATG GGGAACCCGTCGCCGAGCCGAGCACTGTTGACAGCACCAACACCACGCCCGAACCTATATCAGAGCCAAAGTCCGAACCAGAGCCAAAATCTGAGCCTGAACCTAAATCTGAACCCGAACCGAAGTCCGAACCCGAACCAAAGTCCGAACCTGAACCCAAGTCTGAACCTGAACCGAAGTCCGAACCCGAGCCGAAATCAGAGCCGAAGCCAAAGTCTGACGCAGAGCTGGTATCCGTTTCAAAATCTGTCTCGTCGCCGGAGTCTCGATCTCAATTAAAATCAATTTCGAAACCGCAAGCAAGAGCCTACTCGGAACCCAAGACTGAACCCGAACCGAAATCAGAGCCCGAGCCTAAATCGGAGCCGGAGCCGGAGCCGAAATCAGTACCTGAACCTAAATCCGAGCCAGAGCCTACATCAGAACCCGAACCCAAGTCCGAGCCGGAGCCTACATCAGAACCCGAACCCAAGTCCGAGCCAGAACCTGTATCAGAACCCGAACCTAAGTCCGAGCCAGAACCTAAATCTGAACCTGAACCCAAGTCGGAACCAGAACCGAAATCCGAGCCCGAACCCAAGTCAGAACCAGAACCAAAGTCTGAACCGGAACCCAGTTCCGAACCAGAGCCAAAGTCTGAACCGGAACCCAACTCCGAGCCACATCCAAAGTCAGAGCCGGAGCCAAAGTCTGAACCCACCTCGGAACCGGAGCCGATTTTGGGCCTCCGAACGAGCGCTACAAAAG CGATCCTGCCTGGACCGGTGCACAAGTACACGCCGAAACACGACTTCAACCCCATGGACTGTACCGACATCATAATCGGATCGGCCCGAGGAAATAGTCACAGGGTAGCCGACTATTACACCAGGGACAGATCCACGCCCAGGAAGGACGACTTTTGGGGTGGCAGGGACACGCTGACCGCCGCCATGGGATTCGAAAAGGATGGTGTCACCACGATACTATTCAGACGGAAACTAGCTGCGAACGAGCCGACCGACCATGAAATCATCGACGCGAACATGCACGTGATATGGGCCAAGGGTCAGGAACCCGGAAAGTATGTCCACAACCCGCCCAGTGGCATTGAGAAGGCCAAGGTCAGCATGAAGGACTTCTACAAACCCGATGAGCTGAAGTATCACGGCCACGGGTCGCAGAGGGGAGCCCTCAGCCTCAACTTCTTCG AGGAGAAGAACAGGCCAGAGATGACCGATGGCGATACAGACACGCCAGTTAGAACTTGCCATGGCGAATGGCACTATCCCAAACAATGTTCACCAGAAAATCGCACTTGTGAATACTCCATACAGTGGACATATAAAAGTCGAAAG GATGAATTGTCATTCGTTATCTCCACGACACACACAGACAGCTGGACCGGTGTTGGCTTCTCTGACGACGGAAAAATG TCACAAACGGATGCGGTGTTGGGCTGGATCGACAACAAATCAGGTCGTGCATTCTTGATGGACACCTGGATCAGTGGATACAGTGCGCCATTGCTCGATCCATCCCAGGATATTTACAACACAGGTGGCAGTATAGCGGACGGTGTTACAACCCTGAGATTCTCGAGGAAACGAGTAACGAAGGACAACAGGGACCTCTCGTTCACCGACGATCACTGTTTGTACATGATGTACCCCGTAAAGGGTGGCATTTTCCACGCTGTTAGTAAGAAGATACgcaaacacgaagctatacctgTCGTTTCATCCGAGAGAATATGCATCAAATCCTGCGGCGACGAAG ATCTGGAAGACATGACCACACCCGCACCCCCAAGGCTACATTACAATGTAGAAGTGAAACTGGTAAACTTGGGCGACGGTTTTACAGCACCAACGCCTGGCAGCTCCGATTTCGAAGTGATTTCGAACACGATAGCCGACAGCTTCGGTCCAATTGTCGAGAAACTACCTGGTTATTATGAGATTCGGCTAGACGAGTTGCACAA GGATGTGGAACAGAACGGCGTTATCGCGCGTATGGATTTAATATTGGACAAGAATGAAATTAAGGGCAGGTCACTGAAGCCTATGGACACCAGCGCGGCCGCAGAAAAGGCATTGAAAGAAGCTCTCGTCAGTGGGAAAGTCGGCGCACTCAGCGTGGACCCGCAATATCTGGTCATCAAGGCACCTCGAG TGAACGACTTAATTGGAGAAGACGCGGACGAAGGATCGTCATTTACGTCGGATCTGTTCCTCGATCCGACCAAGCTGTACATTCTTGTCGGTTGCGTGGCTGCGTTGCTTGCCCTGATCCTATTACAAGCGAGCTGCACTCTCTACAGATCGTCCCGAAGACGAACAACGAAG AGGGTGTACTCGCTGCCTCTGGCTTCCTCCGACGCTCCCAACCCGATTCATCGCACGAACGCGACGCGGTACCATCGACAAAACGGCGATCACCACCATCACCATCACCATCATCTTCGGCATCATCACCAACACGCTCCATACGATATGCAACGTCCTAATCCCAGCTGGTAG
- the Nahoda gene encoding DOMON-like domain-containing protein nahoda isoform X3: MSSKTCSTVVAGLILLVLMVISYREVQGHVALTFPRARKYDLDFLDNSRTPGPCGMPRGDIKTTLLSGSNFNVTWHLAYPHRGGFRLQILDALDRPLVDLTPVTKNSEFVEDDATAQSYAIQLPQNFTCTDCTIRLLREAEEWGANYRFWSCADIDIIDRKAYREDCSGHGRYLLARCRCDRLYHGSRCEFKEECLDDSDCGIQGTCIDNGGTTAPTKHCYCNIGWFGPGCAKKSPIKTIDVDLDAYTTRKFSDNFTFYWRILKESKELEGVMVVNGTSWVGVGWRPNDLSPACRAFPEIQEKPKGEPLPQPEPKSEPEPESEPKAEPKPEPEPEPEPEAGTERSGAKRRSAKAHDLTSLAATPRSDADVTVETSVTYRVSTKQGRKKRSPDSVAPSANGEPVAEPSTVDSTNTTPEPISEPKSEPEPKSEPEPKSEPEPKSEPEPKSEPEPKSEPEPKSEPEPKSEPKPKSDAELVSVSKSVSSPESRSQLKSISKPQARAYSEPKTEPEPKSEPEPKSEPEPEPKSVPEPKSEPEPTSEPEPKSEPEPTSEPEPKSEPEPVSEPEPKSEPEPKSEPEPKSEPEPKSEPEPKSEPEPKSEPEPSSEPEPKSEPEPNSEPHPKSEPEPKSEPTSEPEPILGLRTSATKAILPGPVHKYTPKHDFNPMDCTDIIIGSARGNSHRVADYYTRDRSTPRKDDFWGGRDTLTAAMGFEKDGVTTILFRRKLAANEPTDHEIIDANMHVIWAKGQEPGKYVHNPPSGIEKAKVSMKDFYKPDELKYHGHGSQRGALSLNFFEEKNRPEMTDGDTDTPVRTCHGEWHYPKQCSPENRTCEYSIQWTYKSRKDELSFVISTTHTDSWTGVGFSDDGKMSQTDAVLGWIDNKSGRAFLMDTWISGYSAPLLDPSQDIYNTGGSIADGVTTLRFSRKRVTKDNRDLSFTDDHCLYMMYPVKGGIFHAVSKKIRKHEAIPVVSSERICIKSCGDEDLEDMTTPAPPRLHYNVEVKLVNLGDGFTAPTPGSSDFEVISNTIADSFGPIVEKLPGYYEIRLDELHKDVEQNGVIARMDLILDKNEIKGRSLKPMDTSAAAEKALKEALVSGKVGALSVDPQYLVIKAPRVNDLIGEDADEGSSFTSDLFLDPTKLYILVGCVAALLALILLQASCTLYRSSRRRTTKTRADRPSL, encoded by the exons GGAGGATTTCGGCTACAAATCCTGGACGCTCTTGATAGGCCGCTGGTCGATCTAACACCCGTCACGAAGAACAGCGAATTCGTGGAAGATGACGCCAC GGCGCAGAGTTACGCCATACAGTTGCCCCAGAATTTCACTTGCACAGACTGTACGATTCGACTTCTTCGAGAAGCTGAGGAGTGGGGTGCGAACTACAGATTCTGGTCCTGTGCCGACATCGAT ATCATCGATAGGAAGGCCTACAGGGAAGATTGCAGCGGTCACGGCCGATATCTTCTGGCTCGGTGCAGATGTGATCGGCTGTATCATGGTAGTAGGTGCGAATTTAAGGAGGAATGCCTGGATGACTCGGACTGCGGTATTCAGGGCACGTGCATCGACAATGGCGGCACGACCGCGCCCACCAAGCACTGTTACTGCAACATTGGATGGTTCGGTCCTGGTTGCGCGAAGA AGTCCCCAATTAAGACAATCGACGTGGACCTCGACGCTTACACGACGAGGAAGTTCTCCGACAACTTTACCTTCTACTGGCGTATACTCAAGGAGAGCAAAGAACTCGAGGGCGTTATGGTTGTAAACGGCACGAGCTGGGTCGGCGTTGGCTGGCGACCAAACGACTTGTCACCGGCGTGTCGAGCTTTCCCCGAGATTCAAGAAAAACCAAAAGGAGAACCGCTCCCACAGCCAGAGCCGAAATCGGAACCGGAACCCGAGTCCGAGCCGAAGGCTGAACCAAAACCGGAACCCGAGCCTGAACCTGAGCCCGAGGCGGGAACGGAACGGTCCGGTGCCAAAAGGAGATCAGCCAAAGCTCATGATCTTACTTCGCTGGCTGCAACTCCTCGATCCGACGCTGACGTCACTGTGGAGACTAGCGTGACTTATCGCGTCAGCACAAAGCAAG GGCGTAAAAAGAGGTCTCCAGACTCTGTGGCACCCTCGGCAAATG GGGAACCCGTCGCCGAGCCGAGCACTGTTGACAGCACCAACACCACGCCCGAACCTATATCAGAGCCAAAGTCCGAACCAGAGCCAAAATCTGAGCCTGAACCTAAATCTGAACCCGAACCGAAGTCCGAACCCGAACCAAAGTCCGAACCTGAACCCAAGTCTGAACCTGAACCGAAGTCCGAACCCGAGCCGAAATCAGAGCCGAAGCCAAAGTCTGACGCAGAGCTGGTATCCGTTTCAAAATCTGTCTCGTCGCCGGAGTCTCGATCTCAATTAAAATCAATTTCGAAACCGCAAGCAAGAGCCTACTCGGAACCCAAGACTGAACCCGAACCGAAATCAGAGCCCGAGCCTAAATCGGAGCCGGAGCCGGAGCCGAAATCAGTACCTGAACCTAAATCCGAGCCAGAGCCTACATCAGAACCCGAACCCAAGTCCGAGCCGGAGCCTACATCAGAACCCGAACCCAAGTCCGAGCCAGAACCTGTATCAGAACCCGAACCTAAGTCCGAGCCAGAACCTAAATCTGAACCTGAACCCAAGTCGGAACCAGAACCGAAATCCGAGCCCGAACCCAAGTCAGAACCAGAACCAAAGTCTGAACCGGAACCCAGTTCCGAACCAGAGCCAAAGTCTGAACCGGAACCCAACTCCGAGCCACATCCAAAGTCAGAGCCGGAGCCAAAGTCTGAACCCACCTCGGAACCGGAGCCGATTTTGGGCCTCCGAACGAGCGCTACAAAAG CGATCCTGCCTGGACCGGTGCACAAGTACACGCCGAAACACGACTTCAACCCCATGGACTGTACCGACATCATAATCGGATCGGCCCGAGGAAATAGTCACAGGGTAGCCGACTATTACACCAGGGACAGATCCACGCCCAGGAAGGACGACTTTTGGGGTGGCAGGGACACGCTGACCGCCGCCATGGGATTCGAAAAGGATGGTGTCACCACGATACTATTCAGACGGAAACTAGCTGCGAACGAGCCGACCGACCATGAAATCATCGACGCGAACATGCACGTGATATGGGCCAAGGGTCAGGAACCCGGAAAGTATGTCCACAACCCGCCCAGTGGCATTGAGAAGGCCAAGGTCAGCATGAAGGACTTCTACAAACCCGATGAGCTGAAGTATCACGGCCACGGGTCGCAGAGGGGAGCCCTCAGCCTCAACTTCTTCG AGGAGAAGAACAGGCCAGAGATGACCGATGGCGATACAGACACGCCAGTTAGAACTTGCCATGGCGAATGGCACTATCCCAAACAATGTTCACCAGAAAATCGCACTTGTGAATACTCCATACAGTGGACATATAAAAGTCGAAAG GATGAATTGTCATTCGTTATCTCCACGACACACACAGACAGCTGGACCGGTGTTGGCTTCTCTGACGACGGAAAAATG TCACAAACGGATGCGGTGTTGGGCTGGATCGACAACAAATCAGGTCGTGCATTCTTGATGGACACCTGGATCAGTGGATACAGTGCGCCATTGCTCGATCCATCCCAGGATATTTACAACACAGGTGGCAGTATAGCGGACGGTGTTACAACCCTGAGATTCTCGAGGAAACGAGTAACGAAGGACAACAGGGACCTCTCGTTCACCGACGATCACTGTTTGTACATGATGTACCCCGTAAAGGGTGGCATTTTCCACGCTGTTAGTAAGAAGATACgcaaacacgaagctatacctgTCGTTTCATCCGAGAGAATATGCATCAAATCCTGCGGCGACGAAG ATCTGGAAGACATGACCACACCCGCACCCCCAAGGCTACATTACAATGTAGAAGTGAAACTGGTAAACTTGGGCGACGGTTTTACAGCACCAACGCCTGGCAGCTCCGATTTCGAAGTGATTTCGAACACGATAGCCGACAGCTTCGGTCCAATTGTCGAGAAACTACCTGGTTATTATGAGATTCGGCTAGACGAGTTGCACAA GGATGTGGAACAGAACGGCGTTATCGCGCGTATGGATTTAATATTGGACAAGAATGAAATTAAGGGCAGGTCACTGAAGCCTATGGACACCAGCGCGGCCGCAGAAAAGGCATTGAAAGAAGCTCTCGTCAGTGGGAAAGTCGGCGCACTCAGCGTGGACCCGCAATATCTGGTCATCAAGGCACCTCGAG TGAACGACTTAATTGGAGAAGACGCGGACGAAGGATCGTCATTTACGTCGGATCTGTTCCTCGATCCGACCAAGCTGTACATTCTTGTCGGTTGCGTGGCTGCGTTGCTTGCCCTGATCCTATTACAAGCGAGCTGCACTCTCTACAGATCGTCCCGAAGACGAACAACGAAG ACGCGAGCAGACCGACCATCTCTTTAG
- the Nahoda gene encoding DOMON-like domain-containing protein nahoda isoform X1, which translates to MSSKTCSTVVAGLILLVLMVISYREVQGHVALTFPRARKYDLDFLDNSRTPGPCGMPRGDIKTTLLSGSNFNVTWHLAYPHRGGFRLQILDALDRPLVDLTPVTKNSEFVEDDATAQSYAIQLPQNFTCTDCTIRLLREAEEWGANYRFWSCADIDIIDRKAYREDCSGHGRYLLARCRCDRLYHGSRCEFKEECLDDSDCGIQGTCIDNGGTTAPTKHCYCNIGWFGPGCAKKSPIKTIDVDLDAYTTRKFSDNFTFYWRILKESKELEGVMVVNGTSWVGVGWRPNDLSPACRAFPEIQEKPKGEPLPQPEPKSEPEPESEPKAEPKPEPEPEPEPEAGTERSGAKRRSAKAHDLTSLAATPRSDADVTVETSVTYRVSTKQGRKKRSPDSVAPSANGEPVAEPSTVDSTNTTPEPISEPKSEPEPKSEPEPKSEPEPKSEPEPKSEPEPKSEPEPKSEPEPKSEPKPKSDAELVSVSKSVSSPESRSQLKSISKPQARAYSEPKTEPEPKSEPEPKSEPEPEPKSVPEPKSEPEPTSEPEPKSEPEPTSEPEPKSEPEPVSEPEPKSEPEPKSEPEPKSEPEPKSEPEPKSEPEPKSEPEPSSEPEPKSEPEPNSEPHPKSEPEPKSEPTSEPEPILGLRTSATKAILPGPVHKYTPKHDFNPMDCTDIIIGSARGNSHRVADYYTRDRSTPRKDDFWGGRDTLTAAMGFEKDGVTTILFRRKLAANEPTDHEIIDANMHVIWAKGQEPGKYVHNPPSGIEKAKVSMKDFYKPDELKYHGHGSQRGALSLNFFEEKNRPEMTDGDTDTPVRTCHGEWHYPKQCSPENRTCEYSIQWTYKSRKDELSFVISTTHTDSWTGVGFSDDGKMSQTDAVLGWIDNKSGRAFLMDTWISGYSAPLLDPSQDIYNTGGSIADGVTTLRFSRKRVTKDNRDLSFTDDHCLYMMYPVKGGIFHAVSKKIRKHEAIPVVSSERICIKSCGDEDLEDMTTPAPPRLHYNVEVKLVNLGDGFTAPTPGSSDFEVISNTIADSFGPIVEKLPGYYEIRLDELHKDVEQNGVIARMDLILDKNEIKGRSLKPMDTSAAAEKALKEALVSGKVGALSVDPQYLVIKAPRVNDLIGEDADEGSSFTSDLFLDPTKLYILVGCVAALLALILLQASCTLYRSSRRRTTKDRLIASNAWKDYASGANTNFAFESFETEEKAPPPPVSSLPRHREMTGNGLGGTDQVEGPNRMVGPRATYSLPRAPGSRHTAPIQPGYYTQDRRDHYQRSKGNAHNPSSGVSTQPNQPDFYFMPSQRKYSGEVVRVYVDYGSQATK; encoded by the exons GGAGGATTTCGGCTACAAATCCTGGACGCTCTTGATAGGCCGCTGGTCGATCTAACACCCGTCACGAAGAACAGCGAATTCGTGGAAGATGACGCCAC GGCGCAGAGTTACGCCATACAGTTGCCCCAGAATTTCACTTGCACAGACTGTACGATTCGACTTCTTCGAGAAGCTGAGGAGTGGGGTGCGAACTACAGATTCTGGTCCTGTGCCGACATCGAT ATCATCGATAGGAAGGCCTACAGGGAAGATTGCAGCGGTCACGGCCGATATCTTCTGGCTCGGTGCAGATGTGATCGGCTGTATCATGGTAGTAGGTGCGAATTTAAGGAGGAATGCCTGGATGACTCGGACTGCGGTATTCAGGGCACGTGCATCGACAATGGCGGCACGACCGCGCCCACCAAGCACTGTTACTGCAACATTGGATGGTTCGGTCCTGGTTGCGCGAAGA AGTCCCCAATTAAGACAATCGACGTGGACCTCGACGCTTACACGACGAGGAAGTTCTCCGACAACTTTACCTTCTACTGGCGTATACTCAAGGAGAGCAAAGAACTCGAGGGCGTTATGGTTGTAAACGGCACGAGCTGGGTCGGCGTTGGCTGGCGACCAAACGACTTGTCACCGGCGTGTCGAGCTTTCCCCGAGATTCAAGAAAAACCAAAAGGAGAACCGCTCCCACAGCCAGAGCCGAAATCGGAACCGGAACCCGAGTCCGAGCCGAAGGCTGAACCAAAACCGGAACCCGAGCCTGAACCTGAGCCCGAGGCGGGAACGGAACGGTCCGGTGCCAAAAGGAGATCAGCCAAAGCTCATGATCTTACTTCGCTGGCTGCAACTCCTCGATCCGACGCTGACGTCACTGTGGAGACTAGCGTGACTTATCGCGTCAGCACAAAGCAAG GGCGTAAAAAGAGGTCTCCAGACTCTGTGGCACCCTCGGCAAATG GGGAACCCGTCGCCGAGCCGAGCACTGTTGACAGCACCAACACCACGCCCGAACCTATATCAGAGCCAAAGTCCGAACCAGAGCCAAAATCTGAGCCTGAACCTAAATCTGAACCCGAACCGAAGTCCGAACCCGAACCAAAGTCCGAACCTGAACCCAAGTCTGAACCTGAACCGAAGTCCGAACCCGAGCCGAAATCAGAGCCGAAGCCAAAGTCTGACGCAGAGCTGGTATCCGTTTCAAAATCTGTCTCGTCGCCGGAGTCTCGATCTCAATTAAAATCAATTTCGAAACCGCAAGCAAGAGCCTACTCGGAACCCAAGACTGAACCCGAACCGAAATCAGAGCCCGAGCCTAAATCGGAGCCGGAGCCGGAGCCGAAATCAGTACCTGAACCTAAATCCGAGCCAGAGCCTACATCAGAACCCGAACCCAAGTCCGAGCCGGAGCCTACATCAGAACCCGAACCCAAGTCCGAGCCAGAACCTGTATCAGAACCCGAACCTAAGTCCGAGCCAGAACCTAAATCTGAACCTGAACCCAAGTCGGAACCAGAACCGAAATCCGAGCCCGAACCCAAGTCAGAACCAGAACCAAAGTCTGAACCGGAACCCAGTTCCGAACCAGAGCCAAAGTCTGAACCGGAACCCAACTCCGAGCCACATCCAAAGTCAGAGCCGGAGCCAAAGTCTGAACCCACCTCGGAACCGGAGCCGATTTTGGGCCTCCGAACGAGCGCTACAAAAG CGATCCTGCCTGGACCGGTGCACAAGTACACGCCGAAACACGACTTCAACCCCATGGACTGTACCGACATCATAATCGGATCGGCCCGAGGAAATAGTCACAGGGTAGCCGACTATTACACCAGGGACAGATCCACGCCCAGGAAGGACGACTTTTGGGGTGGCAGGGACACGCTGACCGCCGCCATGGGATTCGAAAAGGATGGTGTCACCACGATACTATTCAGACGGAAACTAGCTGCGAACGAGCCGACCGACCATGAAATCATCGACGCGAACATGCACGTGATATGGGCCAAGGGTCAGGAACCCGGAAAGTATGTCCACAACCCGCCCAGTGGCATTGAGAAGGCCAAGGTCAGCATGAAGGACTTCTACAAACCCGATGAGCTGAAGTATCACGGCCACGGGTCGCAGAGGGGAGCCCTCAGCCTCAACTTCTTCG AGGAGAAGAACAGGCCAGAGATGACCGATGGCGATACAGACACGCCAGTTAGAACTTGCCATGGCGAATGGCACTATCCCAAACAATGTTCACCAGAAAATCGCACTTGTGAATACTCCATACAGTGGACATATAAAAGTCGAAAG GATGAATTGTCATTCGTTATCTCCACGACACACACAGACAGCTGGACCGGTGTTGGCTTCTCTGACGACGGAAAAATG TCACAAACGGATGCGGTGTTGGGCTGGATCGACAACAAATCAGGTCGTGCATTCTTGATGGACACCTGGATCAGTGGATACAGTGCGCCATTGCTCGATCCATCCCAGGATATTTACAACACAGGTGGCAGTATAGCGGACGGTGTTACAACCCTGAGATTCTCGAGGAAACGAGTAACGAAGGACAACAGGGACCTCTCGTTCACCGACGATCACTGTTTGTACATGATGTACCCCGTAAAGGGTGGCATTTTCCACGCTGTTAGTAAGAAGATACgcaaacacgaagctatacctgTCGTTTCATCCGAGAGAATATGCATCAAATCCTGCGGCGACGAAG ATCTGGAAGACATGACCACACCCGCACCCCCAAGGCTACATTACAATGTAGAAGTGAAACTGGTAAACTTGGGCGACGGTTTTACAGCACCAACGCCTGGCAGCTCCGATTTCGAAGTGATTTCGAACACGATAGCCGACAGCTTCGGTCCAATTGTCGAGAAACTACCTGGTTATTATGAGATTCGGCTAGACGAGTTGCACAA GGATGTGGAACAGAACGGCGTTATCGCGCGTATGGATTTAATATTGGACAAGAATGAAATTAAGGGCAGGTCACTGAAGCCTATGGACACCAGCGCGGCCGCAGAAAAGGCATTGAAAGAAGCTCTCGTCAGTGGGAAAGTCGGCGCACTCAGCGTGGACCCGCAATATCTGGTCATCAAGGCACCTCGAG TGAACGACTTAATTGGAGAAGACGCGGACGAAGGATCGTCATTTACGTCGGATCTGTTCCTCGATCCGACCAAGCTGTACATTCTTGTCGGTTGCGTGGCTGCGTTGCTTGCCCTGATCCTATTACAAGCGAGCTGCACTCTCTACAGATCGTCCCGAAGACGAACAACGAAG GATCGCCTGATCGCTAGCAACGCTTGGAAGGACTACGCttccggcgcgaacacgaactTCGcgttcgaatcgttcgagacgGAAGAGAAGGCACCGCCGCCACCAGTTTCGAGTCTGCCTCGTCACAGGGAGATGACCGGCAACGGTCTCGGTGGTACCGACCAGGTGGAGGGGCCAAATAGGATGGTGGGTCCTCGGGCGACGTATAGTTTGCCTCGGGCCCCTGGTTCCAGGCACACGGCGCCGATCCAGCCCGGTTACTATACCCAGGATCGCAGGGACCACTATCAAAGGTCAAAAGGCAACGCGCACAACCCGTCGAGCGGCGTGTCGACCCAGCCGAATCAGCCGGACTTCTACTTCATGCCCAGCCAGCGCAAATACAGCGGCGAGGTGGTGCGCGTGTACGTCGATTATGGCAGCCAGGCGACGAAGTAG